The region GCCGCATTGCCGGATGGGGCGACATTGGCGTATTCTGAGATACCCATCTGGCTGGACGGATTGACGGTGATGCGCGCACCATCACTGAATACCAGCACCACATGGGAGTCCAGCTGGGTTTGCAACACGTCGCCGTTGTACAAGGCTTGTCCTTCAGAGAGGGTGACCCACCCGCCCCCTCCATGCGACACCTTGGCCACGCCACGCACTTGCACGGCACGTGCAGCCACCGGTGCGGCACTGTTGCGGTGCTTGGTGTCTCCCGTTTCATTGCAGTCCTGCTGGCACAGGCGTACCGAAAAATCCGTTCCACGGATGCCCACGGTGGCGGTATTGGCCCTAAGCTGGTAGGCATCGGCATTGCCACGTTTGCCAATGGCTCCGGTGAGCGCGCGAATCCCCCCCTTGATCAACCGCAACAGCATGTTGTCTTGCGCGGGCGACTCTTTTTGAAATTGGTATTTTTGAACCACCAGCGTGGACTCGGGCCGGATCACGGTTTCACCCCCATCGGTGAATTGAAGGCGCACAGTGCTGTTGCGGGTAGTGTTGATGGCATCCCCCTCCTGCAAAGAGGAACCACGTGCCAGAATAGTGGGGTGCCCGGCACGTGTGACAAAAACCGTGCCGTCTACTGCGGCAGCGGTAGCCACCGCGGGCACCGGGGTCACAGTTTGTGCCGCAGCCATGCCGGATGCCAAAAGCAGGCCTGCCAGCAAACTCAACGAGGTTAAAAACGTTTTCATTGGCAGGCCTCTTCTTCCATCACTTTTTCAACCGACACCAGCTTTTGCTCCGGTGTCGGCGTGGTATCAAGCATCGTCCCGGTTTGATCCGCACGAGCCAAGAGAACTTCCAGCGGCTTGGGCTGCGAGACCTCGGCCACCACATCATTCCAGACCACCGAGGACGCAGGTTTGAACACCGTGGAGGGAGGTGTTGGCTGCGTGGGTGTCACGGATACTGCCGTCAAGCCATAACTGCTGACACCGGGTACAAACAACATCGTCCAGCCAGCGGGGGGCGTGGTGTGGGTAAAAGCACCTGTGGCACTGGCAAACTTCATCACTGTGAAAGTGCTGCCTGCCGCTGGCGCAAAGCCGCCATAGGAACTGACATGGAGACTGCCGTTTAAGGCGGCCACACCATTGACCTTGATGACATCGTAACCAGACCCTGGAACCATCCCGCCGAGCTCCAGGTTCAAAACGCTGTTGGCGCTCAAGGTCAGATTGCCCGCAATGGTGAGCGCACCGGGTGAAAAACCGGGTGCCAGGGTGGCACTGCCAACCACCAGGTTGCCAAACAAATTGCCGGTGCCACTGATGCTGCCTGCATGCAGGGTCACATTACCGGTGATGTCCCCATTGCTGAGCTGCAAACTCCCCCCGTTCAGGGTCAAACCACCCTGAAACTGGGTGTTGCTGCCACTCAAAGCGACCAAGGTGCCCGAGTTGGTGACCAGCTGGGCAAACACCAAACCCGACCCCAGTTGCATGCTGCCCTGGTTGTTAATCGCCATGCCGAATGTTTGGCCGGAAAAACTCATGCTGCCCAGGTTATTCAGGGCTCCCGTGGCAGACCATACAACACTGCTGCCAGCGGGCACACTGAATGATCCCGTGTTGGTGGTGCTGAGCGTCCCACTGCCTGAAAAATGACCACTGAGCAGACTCAGACTGCCAGCGATGGACAGGGGGCCGTTATTGACCAGATCACCACCATCCAGCGTCCAACTGGCCCCCTGGGACAGGGTGTTGCTGCCATCAAGTTGCACGGTTCCCGAACGTACGGTTAATGAGCCCATCGGCAGGGCCTGGTTGGCAAACACATAAGTCAGATTGGGGGTATTGATCTCACGCTGCCCTGCCCCCGCATACAACAGGCTACCGCCATTGCGGTACAAGAAACCACCCGTGCCACGGATGGCACCACCCCACCAGCTGAATCCCGCTGTTTCGCGCCACAACTCGCTGGCATTGTTCAAATTGATCACCCCTGAAAGGTGCTCGGCATTCGCCCCTTTCAGGGTCAAGAGGCCATCCACATTCAAGGTACCGGCATTGCTGAAGTCACCGCTGAGTGTGCCACTCAGACTGGCCACACCACCCAAGGCATTGGTGAAGTCCCCCCCCCAAGACAAAGAACGCGCTGTCAGCTTGCCGTTGTTGAGCAGACTGCCCGATCCCACCAGACTGGTGTTTGCGCCCAAATCCAGACTGGCACCAGAGGCGATTGTGAGTGTGGTATCGAGCACATGGGCACTGCCAGAAATGGTGGCAGATTGACCCGTTGCCACCAGAAAGGTGCCTGCACCGCTCAAGGAACTGGCACCCAAACCAGTCCAGGTGAAACCACCCAGCGTCGTCAAGGTTGCACCGGAACCAATCTTCACATCACCTTGCAGATCAAGCCCTGCCACCGTGCTGTCCTGCAGCAGACTCAAAGATGCCCCCGTTTTCACCGTAAGACCACGGGTGGAATCTAATCCCTTGATGCTGTAGCTGCCGGAACTCATGACCAGATTACCCGTGCCCGTGCTGATGTTTACAAAATCATCAACACCCGGCAACATGCCGGTCCCCCAATTGTCAGGATTGGACCAGTTCACCCCATCCCCGGCTCCCGTCCAGACCCCACTGGTGTAGAAAGACAGCGTCATACCCTCACCACCGTAAGCCGGGGTTAAACCAGGCGAGCTGATATTGAGGGTGGCAAAGACACTGCCAGCAGTCCGGGAGCCGGATGTCAGCAGCTTCATGAAGCTCGCCCTGGGCGTACCACTCACACTCAAGGTACCGCCGTAGGTCACCTCACCTGAAACCGCCAGCGTGTCCACAGCGACAGCAGGACTTGATCCGAGCTGAACCTGGTAAATACTCCCGGCCCCCATCACCAGGTTGCCGATGATGCGCAAAAGACCTGTGGCATCGGCCCCATGGCCGGGAGCGAGGGTGCCGAGGTTGGTCAAGGTACTGCCACCCAAATCCAGCGTACCCAAGCCACTGATCGTGCCCCTGTTGGTCAACACCCCGGTATGAACCAACAAGGTGCCCAAGGCCGTTCTGATTTCGCCATTGTTGGTATTGCCAAACAATGTGCCAGCTTTCAGGATGCCCGCACGCACATCGATCAGCGCTCCAGCCTTGTTTTCAATGGCGGCATTCTTCACCACAAAATTGCCATCGGTGTTGTCATAAATGAGCGTGCCAGCATTCACCAGCTTGGTGCCGGCATTCTGCAAACTTTGGTTGCCGTGGCCCTGGATGGTGAGCGTGCCATTGTTGATGACCGTACCCGCATCGATGGACCCGCCGCTCCACACCGAGCCAGCCCCCCCCAGCGTGATGCCACCGGTAAGAGCCAGAGAACCGTCACTCAGGATCAGGTTTCCGCTGACATTCACCGCCCCTGCACCATTGACTGCCCCTCCCTTGACCTCCAGCCCGCCAATGCTGATGGCGCTGGCAAAGGTGATGCCCCCGCTGCCACTTTCACTGACAAAAGTCAGCCCGTTAGAGGCCATGCCATCCACCGTGACACCATAACTCGACACATTGATCAGGCGACCTGTGCCCGAAACGATAAAACCAGCTCCCAGCGTGGTGGCGGCCGTGGCATTGGATTCCACCATGGCACCCGCATCCACACGTAGCCTGGCGATGGGTGTGCCACCTGCATGGTTGATATGAAGCGTGCCGGCAAGCACATTGACCTCCGAGGCGACACCACCTGACCGATTGCTCAAGTTGGTGTACACCGTGTCACCAGAGGCGTTCACGTTGAAACTGCCGTCCATGCTCCAGGTCTGCGTGGTGTCCCAGAAAGACCCGCCCGCATTGGCGTTCACGGTGATGCCGCTGCCCAAAGCCAAGCTGACACCAGTGTCGAGATAAGGGTGAAGAGAGCGCAAATTACCTTGACCCGTGCCGGTAAATTCAATCGACCCGGTGCCACCAATGGTTTGCACCCCAGAGCCTTTGATCAACACATAGCTGAGAGCCCCCGAACTTTCCAGAATCAGCTTGGCCCCCCCCGACAAGGTTAAACCATTGAGCAAAATCAGGCCCGAGCCGTCTTCAACCGTCATGTTGGTGGCCAGCGTGACACCATCCAGAATGCCGCCTATGGAACTCAAGCCCACGCCACGGCTGCTGGATACCGTTCCGCCAATGATCTGACCGTTGTAACCCAGACGCAATTGGCCGCCCGTGCCCGACAGGTTCACGGTATTGCCGGTGTTGTCATAGGTGCTATTGAGTACGGCGGTACCTCCTTGGAACGATAAACCCTCCAGGTGGGCCTTGCTCACTCCCGACTCCAGGTTCACCGTGGCCCCGGTCACCACGGCCAGACTGCTGGTGAAGTTGTAGTTGCCACCATTAAAGGTCAAGGTGCCGCCTGACTGCACATCCAGGCCGCTGCCCGCACTGCTGAAATTGGAGCTGCCCAAGATCACCGTGCCTTCGGCCGCCACGGTGATCAGACCTGCATTGGTGAACATGCCGCCAGTACTGCCCGTGCCATAGCTGTAAAGGTTCAGGTAACTGGCCCCGCTGGTACGAATACTGCCGTTATTGGTAAAGGCGAATGCAAGAATGCTTGAAGATGCCCCGGTACCACTGGCTACCAGCGTGCCGTTGTTGATCACCGAGCC is a window of Rhodoferax lithotrophicus DNA encoding:
- a CDS encoding FecR family protein, with amino-acid sequence MKTFLTSLSLLAGLLLASGMAAAQTVTPVPAVATAAAVDGTVFVTRAGHPTILARGSSLQEGDAINTTRNSTVRLQFTDGGETVIRPESTLVVQKYQFQKESPAQDNMLLRLIKGGIRALTGAIGKRGNADAYQLRANTATVGIRGTDFSVRLCQQDCNETGDTKHRNSAAPVAARAVQVRGVAKVSHGGGGWVTLSEGQALYNGDVLQTQLDSHVVLVFSDGARITVNPSSQMGISEYANVAPSGNAANKSLGSMIIELFKGGLRFATGLIGKSNPEKVKVRTATATIGIRGTVFDVVCAPGSSADSATAADLGDMPCEESLFAQTREGTITLTGSQGESVVLPTGQSGRVNGPERPARALQVSPDYFRTLSTPEPEKVPVNLEGLFGLETTPDTSDGVLLTVHDGRVVLAQAEKDILLDAGESAFAGRAVIPVRLQSVPPILDRDPFLSIGMFSANMCRR
- a CDS encoding filamentous hemagglutinin N-terminal domain-containing protein, which codes for MHYSIPFKPHPLLVLLTMTATGSLWANPQLPQVVHGQVTMAQAGKVLTVTNSPGAIINWQQFNIDRGELTRFVQQNAASQVLNRVVGGDPSRILGSLQSNGRVFLVNPNGIVFGAGSQVDVAGLVASTLRLSNEDFLNNRLRFTDTPGAAGIGNAGHIRSTRGGEVLLIAPQVENSGLIQAPDGNILLAAGRSVEVADIDRPNIRVEIRNTDEQAVNLGSLLARHISIYGGLVKNSGRIQADSAVMGENGKIILKAAQRVVLEPSSVVTATGSQGSTGGDISITAHNTQGLAGGGEVLVQGVVSAQPQAQVAAAAWIENVIQNKPVAPVNKAQEAIKNIAKEMPNPAPATMPSAAAEPSAPMETLADGANGLDAASHSALAGVAVGSAVGLMAKTTSSTRTPPAIPSTPTPARPAPSTPALPVNPVAPASPAGGTGTGGSIRISAGGRVMVGEGARLDASGNWGGGEILVGGGWQGLNPNIINSQFTYIASTATLYANANLRGNGGLVVVWANDSARIYGQIAARGGALGGDGGYIETSGKRMLDVTRVADASAVAGKGGQWLLDPNNVTVEATGTETNVTGNPNFATTADSATITVATIQAALNAGINVTITTSAGGAQLGDISLNSAISTSSSTDVTLTLVAHNNINLNADISATGAGKFNLVINADADASGAGVATLSGAKVMLNGGVISSGNQSVLSITGLATLSNARLALDAVVSGTAYMAGGLTLVNNILTLNGSLLYHGSQTLGGTGQIVLAAAGSSLYRGSGSNTTLTIGSGITLSSTSSSTVYLGYYGDEIIAFAGTLNANNANTNWQLSGMVNTGVINLSEGTLNFDSSSSMATWHNSSLAGKGIFVNGGTLNLGGSFKPSDLGNFSRTSGTVNITGEMDLQGGTLDVGSAGIFKTGGLSSLNFGVLKNGTLISSDGTVFNSNGGTLDGMTIGSNLSFGAGSTTASTSTFIAHHLKLANGITVDKGAGSWFWSTTGAQELTTVSGTATIHSTGGYLIYGYDANQTITIGAGITVNGIFNVYGYGSGSVINNGTLVASGTGASSSILAFAFTNNGSIRTSGASYLNLYSYGTGSTGGMFTNAGLITVAAEGTVILGSSNFSSAGSGLDVQSGGTLTFNGGNYNFTSSLAVVTGATVNLESGVSKAHLEGLSFQGGTAVLNSTYDNTGNTVNLSGTGGQLRLGYNGQIIGGTVSSSRGVGLSSIGGILDGVTLATNMTVEDGSGLILLNGLTLSGGAKLILESSGALSYVLIKGSGVQTIGGTGSIEFTGTGQGNLRSLHPYLDTGVSLALGSGITVNANAGGSFWDTTQTWSMDGSFNVNASGDTVYTNLSNRSGGVASEVNVLAGTLHINHAGGTPIARLRVDAGAMVESNATAATTLGAGFIVSGTGRLINVSSYGVTVDGMASNGLTFVSESGSGGITFASAISIGGLEVKGGAVNGAGAVNVSGNLILSDGSLALTGGITLGGAGSVWSGGSIDAGTVINNGTLTIQGHGNQSLQNAGTKLVNAGTLIYDNTDGNFVVKNAAIENKAGALIDVRAGILKAGTLFGNTNNGEIRTALGTLLVHTGVLTNRGTISGLGTLDLGGSTLTNLGTLAPGHGADATGLLRIIGNLVMGAGSIYQVQLGSSPAVAVDTLAVSGEVTYGGTLSVSGTPRASFMKLLTSGSRTAGSVFATLNISSPGLTPAYGGEGMTLSFYTSGVWTGAGDGVNWSNPDNWGTGMLPGVDDFVNISTGTGNLVMSSGSYSIKGLDSTRGLTVKTGASLSLLQDSTVAGLDLQGDVKIGSGATLTTLGGFTWTGLGASSLSGAGTFLVATGQSATISGSAHVLDTTLTIASGASLDLGANTSLVGSGSLLNNGKLTARSLSWGGDFTNALGGVASLSGTLSGDFSNAGTLNVDGLLTLKGANAEHLSGVINLNNASELWRETAGFSWWGGAIRGTGGFLYRNGGSLLYAGAGQREINTPNLTYVFANQALPMGSLTVRSGTVQLDGSNTLSQGASWTLDGGDLVNNGPLSIAGSLSLLSGHFSGSGTLSTTNTGSFSVPAGSSVVWSATGALNNLGSMSFSGQTFGMAINNQGSMQLGSGLVFAQLVTNSGTLVALSGSNTQFQGGLTLNGGSLQLSNGDITGNVTLHAGSISGTGNLFGNLVVGSATLAPGFSPGALTIAGNLTLSANSVLNLELGGMVPGSGYDVIKVNGVAALNGSLHVSSYGGFAPAAGSTFTVMKFASATGAFTHTTPPAGWTMLFVPGVSSYGLTAVSVTPTQPTPPSTVFKPASSVVWNDVVAEVSQPKPLEVLLARADQTGTMLDTTPTPEQKLVSVEKVMEEEACQ